In the genome of Anas platyrhynchos isolate ZD024472 breed Pekin duck chromosome 21, IASCAAS_PekinDuck_T2T, whole genome shotgun sequence, one region contains:
- the SNPH gene encoding syntaphilin isoform X1, which translates to MSLPGSRRSSTGSRSRGLYGRSGLASFFKSSAPSATRPETQPLLPASRRPSPPGRDTYGTSSLSSSSNSGSCKGSDSSPTPRRSAKYNLCSDNHGIKPPTPEQYLTPLQQKEVCIRHLKARLKDTQERLQDRDAEIEDLKTQLSRMQEDWIEEECHRVEAQLALKEARKEIKQLKQVIDTVKNNLMEKDKGLQKYFVDINIQNKKLETLLHSMEIAQNGALKEEGAGESAGGSPARSLTRSSTYTKLSDQAAGDRNVGGSQTISVDEGADSGFAGADEAPGRPDLLEGGEPCARLPPSSTYEKLLGLRGGVEAGVQASCMQERAIQTDFAHCQPDLDTLLEKVIKSQACSLGSPTSAWVSELEDGCEQPNPAGTMDLVAADPETVPAETGTPHNNPTVQQPHGTGSSVAITCVAAAATEVEEEATEASCDAAAPAKSYWSRHFLVDLLAVVVPAVPTVAWLCRSQRRQGQPIYNISSLLRGCCTVALHSIRRMGCHAVGTPGGSAQP; encoded by the exons ATGTCTCTGCCGGGGAGCAGACGCTCGTCCACCGGATCCCGAAG TCGCGGGCTTTATGGACGGAGTGGCTTGGCCTCCTTCTTTAAGTCTTCGGCGCCCTCAGCCACTCGGCCTGAGACACAGCCTCTTCTCCCTGCCTCCAGGCGCCCCTCGCCCCCCGGGAGGGACACCTACGGCACCTCCtcgctgagcagcagcagcaattctGGCTCCTGCAAGGGCAGCGACAGCAGCCCCACCCCAAG GCGCTCGGCCAAGTACAACCTGTGCAGCGACAACCACGGCATAAAGCCGCCCACGCCGGAGCAGTACCTGACACCCCTCCAGCAGAAGGAGGTTTGCATCCGGCACCTCAAAGCTCGCCTGAAGGACACGCAGGAGCGGCTGCAGGACAG GGATGCTGAGATCGAGGACCTGAAAACGCAGCTGTCGAGGATGCAGGAGGACTGGATCGAGGAGGAGTGCCACCGCGTGGAGGCCCAGCTGGCGCTGAAGGAGGCGCGCAAGGAGAtcaagcagctgaagcaggtGATCGACACGGTGAAGAACAACCTGATGGAGAAGGACAAGGGCCTCCAGAAGTACTTCGTGGACATCAACATCCAGAACAAGAAGCTGGAGACGCTGCTGCACAGCATGGAGATCGCGCAGAACGGGGCGCTGAAGGAGGAGGGGGCCGGCGAGTCggcgggggggtccccagcccgTTCCCTCACCCGCAGCTCCACCTACACCAAGCTGAGCGACCAGGCGGCCGGGGACCGCAACGTGGGCGGCTCGCAGACCATCTCGGTGGACGAGGGGGCCGACAGCGGCTTCGCGGGGGCGGACGAAGCCCCCGGCCGCCCGGACttgctggaggggggggaaccgTGCGCCCGGCTGCCCCCCAGCTCCACCTACGAgaagctgctggggctgcggggcggcgTGGAGGCGGGCGTGCAGGCCAGCTGCATGCAGGAGCGAGCCATCCAGACGGACTTTGCGCACTGCCAGCCCGACCTGGACACCCTCCTGGAGAAGGTGATCAAGTCCCAAGCTTGCAGTTTGGGCAGCCCCACCTCCGCCTGGGTCTCCGAGTTGGAAGACGGCTGCGAGCAACCCAACCCCGCCGGCACCATGGACCTGGTGGCCGCGGACCCCGAAACCGTGCCGGCGGAGACGGGGACCCCCCACAACAACCCCACGGTGCAGCAACCCCACGGCACCGGCTCGTCCGTGGCCATCACCTgcgtggcggcggcggcgacggaggtggaggaggaggcgacGGAGGCGAGCTGCGACGCCGCAGCCCCGGCCAAGAGCTACTGGAGCCGCCACTTCCTCGTGGATCTGCTGGCCGTGGTGGTGCCGGCGGTGCCCACGGTGGCGTGGTTGTGCCGCTCGCAGCGCCGGCAGGGCCAACCCATCTACAACATCAGCTCgctgctgcggggctgctgCACCGTGGCCCTGCACTCCATCCGCAGGATGGGCTGCCACGCCGTCGGCACCCCCGGGGGGAGCGCCCAGCCCTGA
- the SNPH gene encoding syntaphilin isoform X3 — translation MSLPGSRRSSTGSRRRSAKYNLCSDNHGIKPPTPEQYLTPLQQKEVCIRHLKARLKDTQERLQDRDAEIEDLKTQLSRMQEDWIEEECHRVEAQLALKEARKEIKQLKQVIDTVKNNLMEKDKGLQKYFVDINIQNKKLETLLHSMEIAQNGALKEEGAGESAGGSPARSLTRSSTYTKLSDQAAGDRNVGGSQTISVDEGADSGFAGADEAPGRPDLLEGGEPCARLPPSSTYEKLLGLRGGVEAGVQASCMQERAIQTDFAHCQPDLDTLLEKVIKSQACSLGSPTSAWVSELEDGCEQPNPAGTMDLVAADPETVPAETGTPHNNPTVQQPHGTGSSVAITCVAAAATEVEEEATEASCDAAAPAKSYWSRHFLVDLLAVVVPAVPTVAWLCRSQRRQGQPIYNISSLLRGCCTVALHSIRRMGCHAVGTPGGSAQP, via the exons ATGTCTCTGCCGGGGAGCAGACGCTCGTCCACCGGATCCCGAAG GCGCTCGGCCAAGTACAACCTGTGCAGCGACAACCACGGCATAAAGCCGCCCACGCCGGAGCAGTACCTGACACCCCTCCAGCAGAAGGAGGTTTGCATCCGGCACCTCAAAGCTCGCCTGAAGGACACGCAGGAGCGGCTGCAGGACAG GGATGCTGAGATCGAGGACCTGAAAACGCAGCTGTCGAGGATGCAGGAGGACTGGATCGAGGAGGAGTGCCACCGCGTGGAGGCCCAGCTGGCGCTGAAGGAGGCGCGCAAGGAGAtcaagcagctgaagcaggtGATCGACACGGTGAAGAACAACCTGATGGAGAAGGACAAGGGCCTCCAGAAGTACTTCGTGGACATCAACATCCAGAACAAGAAGCTGGAGACGCTGCTGCACAGCATGGAGATCGCGCAGAACGGGGCGCTGAAGGAGGAGGGGGCCGGCGAGTCggcgggggggtccccagcccgTTCCCTCACCCGCAGCTCCACCTACACCAAGCTGAGCGACCAGGCGGCCGGGGACCGCAACGTGGGCGGCTCGCAGACCATCTCGGTGGACGAGGGGGCCGACAGCGGCTTCGCGGGGGCGGACGAAGCCCCCGGCCGCCCGGACttgctggaggggggggaaccgTGCGCCCGGCTGCCCCCCAGCTCCACCTACGAgaagctgctggggctgcggggcggcgTGGAGGCGGGCGTGCAGGCCAGCTGCATGCAGGAGCGAGCCATCCAGACGGACTTTGCGCACTGCCAGCCCGACCTGGACACCCTCCTGGAGAAGGTGATCAAGTCCCAAGCTTGCAGTTTGGGCAGCCCCACCTCCGCCTGGGTCTCCGAGTTGGAAGACGGCTGCGAGCAACCCAACCCCGCCGGCACCATGGACCTGGTGGCCGCGGACCCCGAAACCGTGCCGGCGGAGACGGGGACCCCCCACAACAACCCCACGGTGCAGCAACCCCACGGCACCGGCTCGTCCGTGGCCATCACCTgcgtggcggcggcggcgacggaggtggaggaggaggcgacGGAGGCGAGCTGCGACGCCGCAGCCCCGGCCAAGAGCTACTGGAGCCGCCACTTCCTCGTGGATCTGCTGGCCGTGGTGGTGCCGGCGGTGCCCACGGTGGCGTGGTTGTGCCGCTCGCAGCGCCGGCAGGGCCAACCCATCTACAACATCAGCTCgctgctgcggggctgctgCACCGTGGCCCTGCACTCCATCCGCAGGATGGGCTGCCACGCCGTCGGCACCCCCGGGGGGAGCGCCCAGCCCTGA
- the SNPH gene encoding syntaphilin isoform X2 yields the protein MSLPGSRRSSTGSRRRPSPPGRDTYGTSSLSSSSNSGSCKGSDSSPTPRRSAKYNLCSDNHGIKPPTPEQYLTPLQQKEVCIRHLKARLKDTQERLQDRDAEIEDLKTQLSRMQEDWIEEECHRVEAQLALKEARKEIKQLKQVIDTVKNNLMEKDKGLQKYFVDINIQNKKLETLLHSMEIAQNGALKEEGAGESAGGSPARSLTRSSTYTKLSDQAAGDRNVGGSQTISVDEGADSGFAGADEAPGRPDLLEGGEPCARLPPSSTYEKLLGLRGGVEAGVQASCMQERAIQTDFAHCQPDLDTLLEKVIKSQACSLGSPTSAWVSELEDGCEQPNPAGTMDLVAADPETVPAETGTPHNNPTVQQPHGTGSSVAITCVAAAATEVEEEATEASCDAAAPAKSYWSRHFLVDLLAVVVPAVPTVAWLCRSQRRQGQPIYNISSLLRGCCTVALHSIRRMGCHAVGTPGGSAQP from the exons ATGTCTCTGCCGGGGAGCAGACGCTCGTCCACCGGATCCCGAAG GCGCCCCTCGCCCCCCGGGAGGGACACCTACGGCACCTCCtcgctgagcagcagcagcaattctGGCTCCTGCAAGGGCAGCGACAGCAGCCCCACCCCAAG GCGCTCGGCCAAGTACAACCTGTGCAGCGACAACCACGGCATAAAGCCGCCCACGCCGGAGCAGTACCTGACACCCCTCCAGCAGAAGGAGGTTTGCATCCGGCACCTCAAAGCTCGCCTGAAGGACACGCAGGAGCGGCTGCAGGACAG GGATGCTGAGATCGAGGACCTGAAAACGCAGCTGTCGAGGATGCAGGAGGACTGGATCGAGGAGGAGTGCCACCGCGTGGAGGCCCAGCTGGCGCTGAAGGAGGCGCGCAAGGAGAtcaagcagctgaagcaggtGATCGACACGGTGAAGAACAACCTGATGGAGAAGGACAAGGGCCTCCAGAAGTACTTCGTGGACATCAACATCCAGAACAAGAAGCTGGAGACGCTGCTGCACAGCATGGAGATCGCGCAGAACGGGGCGCTGAAGGAGGAGGGGGCCGGCGAGTCggcgggggggtccccagcccgTTCCCTCACCCGCAGCTCCACCTACACCAAGCTGAGCGACCAGGCGGCCGGGGACCGCAACGTGGGCGGCTCGCAGACCATCTCGGTGGACGAGGGGGCCGACAGCGGCTTCGCGGGGGCGGACGAAGCCCCCGGCCGCCCGGACttgctggaggggggggaaccgTGCGCCCGGCTGCCCCCCAGCTCCACCTACGAgaagctgctggggctgcggggcggcgTGGAGGCGGGCGTGCAGGCCAGCTGCATGCAGGAGCGAGCCATCCAGACGGACTTTGCGCACTGCCAGCCCGACCTGGACACCCTCCTGGAGAAGGTGATCAAGTCCCAAGCTTGCAGTTTGGGCAGCCCCACCTCCGCCTGGGTCTCCGAGTTGGAAGACGGCTGCGAGCAACCCAACCCCGCCGGCACCATGGACCTGGTGGCCGCGGACCCCGAAACCGTGCCGGCGGAGACGGGGACCCCCCACAACAACCCCACGGTGCAGCAACCCCACGGCACCGGCTCGTCCGTGGCCATCACCTgcgtggcggcggcggcgacggaggtggaggaggaggcgacGGAGGCGAGCTGCGACGCCGCAGCCCCGGCCAAGAGCTACTGGAGCCGCCACTTCCTCGTGGATCTGCTGGCCGTGGTGGTGCCGGCGGTGCCCACGGTGGCGTGGTTGTGCCGCTCGCAGCGCCGGCAGGGCCAACCCATCTACAACATCAGCTCgctgctgcggggctgctgCACCGTGGCCCTGCACTCCATCCGCAGGATGGGCTGCCACGCCGTCGGCACCCCCGGGGGGAGCGCCCAGCCCTGA